A segment of the Hallerella succinigenes genome:
GTGTTGTCATCATCCGGAGAATACATCGCCTTGAGACTCGGATAATGTTCGAGCATATCGACCTTCGCTTCGCGCCGGTCATCCGATACAAGCTTTCCCGTGATACGCAGCCATTTCGAACCGGACTTATCCAGGGCGCAAACTTCTACTTTAGCATTCGTATGAATCTGCTTGGAAACGTCCTTAGACTTCCCCGTCTGAATGTAAAGTTTGCCATCAAAAATGTTGGCTGTACCAAAGGGACGCACGCGAGGCTGATCCCCATCGACCGTAGCAACAAAATAGACACCGCATTCCTTGAGAAACTTTTCGACTTCCTGCATAAAGACTCCTTAATTTCTTCTTTCAATATATAAAACAAATAGGTAAGTTTCTCTTTTTTCACAATTCTATAAAAAGCTCGTTTCACGAATAAAACTTCATTTTGAAACAGAAAGAACGACCCGACCGGGTCGCCCTTCTGGTTTTAGGGTAAGTACATTTTTAGAAGGACATGGCAACCGATGCGCCAGCGCCAACCGAGACATCTTTATTGTCTCCTTCGTAATCGTCGCCGAGCGGAATACAGGCGCGAACGTAAGCATCAAAGCCCAAGTTTTCCGTCGCCGTGTAATAAGCCTTCGGCCCCGCCCAAATCTGAGCGAGGGAAGCATCCGAATCCAGAGCCATCGTGTGATATTCTCCCTGAATGCCTAAGGCGAATTTATCCGTAATTCCGAAGCTCGGTTCCACGTAGAAGAACATGTATTCCGGGACTTCCAGATCTGTGGCGCTTTCATCATCGATGATCG
Coding sequences within it:
- a CDS encoding pyridoxamine 5'-phosphate oxidase family protein, with amino-acid sequence MQEVEKFLKECGVYFVATVDGDQPRVRPFGTANIFDGKLYIQTGKSKDVSKQIHTNAKVEVCALDKSGSKWLRITGKLVSDDRREAKVDMLEHYPSLKAMYSPDDDNTEVFYFKDATATFYSFAETPRTVKF